A genome region from Maridesulfovibrio salexigens DSM 2638 includes the following:
- a CDS encoding LysR family transcriptional regulator yields the protein MELRQLRYFIAVAEELHFGRAARRVHIAQPPFSQQIKGLEEEVGARLLERNSRKVRLTNEGRYFYKQALDIVAQAEEAAATVGRMAKGEYGNIKVGFMEIAMDSLLPEAVRSFSHRYPGVSVRLSQFGASIQLERIHSGELDVGFSTVYLRAMEGLSSVKLFSRKHVLAVPEDHIFTAEKSVSLKEIARENLLMFPRSGQPDLYDSIMQAFTSRGLVPKVRQEISGLSGASALISSGMGVTFLPENSRVARKGIAMVPISDDFPRMDIFMVWNSEDYSNTAGVFMEWVADYFSVSKAFAGKVSG from the coding sequence ATGGAATTAAGGCAACTGAGATATTTTATTGCCGTAGCCGAGGAACTGCACTTCGGACGTGCGGCCCGCAGGGTACATATTGCCCAGCCTCCTTTTTCGCAGCAGATAAAGGGGCTGGAGGAAGAAGTTGGTGCGCGCCTGCTGGAGCGCAACAGCCGTAAAGTTCGTCTGACCAATGAAGGACGTTATTTTTACAAACAGGCTCTGGATATAGTGGCTCAAGCTGAAGAAGCAGCGGCTACTGTCGGCAGGATGGCCAAAGGCGAATACGGCAATATAAAGGTCGGATTCATGGAGATTGCTATGGACAGCCTTTTGCCGGAGGCTGTTCGTTCTTTCAGCCATAGATATCCCGGAGTTTCGGTTCGGCTCAGTCAGTTCGGTGCTTCCATTCAGCTGGAGAGGATTCATTCCGGTGAGTTGGATGTGGGGTTTTCGACGGTTTACCTGCGCGCTATGGAGGGGTTGTCTTCAGTTAAGCTCTTCTCCAGGAAACATGTTCTCGCAGTTCCGGAAGACCATATCTTTACGGCTGAAAAAAGCGTATCATTGAAAGAAATCGCGAGGGAGAACCTGCTTATGTTTCCCCGTAGCGGACAGCCGGATTTGTATGACTCAATCATGCAAGCCTTTACTTCCCGTGGATTGGTGCCGAAGGTCAGGCAGGAAATTTCCGGTCTTTCCGGTGCCTCGGCTCTGATTTCATCCGGTATGGGGGTAACGTTTCTACCGGAAAACAGCCGTGTGGCACGAAAGGGTATTGCCATGGTCCCCATAAGTGATGACTTTCCGCGTATGGACATCTTTATGGTATGGAACAGTGAGGATTACTCCAATACGGCGGGAGTTTTTATGGAATGGGTTGCGGATTATTTCTCGGTATCAAAAGCCTTTGCAGGGAAAGTCAGCGGTTAG
- a CDS encoding YqiA/YcfP family alpha/beta fold hydrolase, producing MKNIFLNIHGFGSSGANSKAAALSENFPEHELISPDLPPDPIESLEIIETIVLENMNRPLVLQGSSMGGLYSLIMHFRHSVPALLINPALTPAALVRNRLGDTYEFANGDSILISEDHVNRFAEVEDELNRGIAEKGVRSGEVLALIGEQDELLDQKIMKSILRKAGADIISYNTDHRFEGYEQTCRHDIKVREFLLNLRD from the coding sequence ATGAAAAACATTTTTCTTAACATACATGGATTTGGATCTTCAGGCGCAAACTCCAAGGCTGCTGCACTGAGCGAGAACTTCCCCGAACATGAACTTATCAGCCCGGACCTGCCACCGGACCCGATAGAGTCCCTTGAAATCATCGAGACCATTGTGCTGGAAAACATGAACAGGCCATTGGTCCTGCAAGGTTCATCCATGGGCGGACTGTATTCACTGATTATGCATTTCAGGCATTCTGTCCCGGCCCTGCTCATTAATCCGGCGTTGACTCCGGCAGCATTGGTCCGCAACCGTCTGGGCGATACATACGAATTTGCCAACGGTGACAGCATCCTCATTTCCGAAGATCACGTAAACCGCTTTGCAGAAGTGGAAGATGAATTGAATAGGGGAATTGCGGAAAAAGGAGTTCGTAGCGGAGAAGTACTGGCCCTGATCGGCGAACAGGACGAGCTTCTTGATCAAAAAATCATGAAATCAATACTGAGAAAAGCCGGGGCTGATATCATTTCCTACAATACCGACCACCGCTTTGAAGGCTATGAGCAGACCTGTCGCCATGACATTAAGGTAAGGGAATTTCTGCTGAACTTGCGGGATTAA
- a CDS encoding DUF2325 domain-containing protein has translation MCAALIGGMDRLKRDYIVSAKEKGVKLKVFTGKENKVSAKLGSADHVIIFTNQISHAAKKDIVKYTKAKQIPLHMFHSCGVSTLKSCLENL, from the coding sequence ATGTGCGCAGCTCTTATCGGTGGAATGGACAGACTTAAAAGGGATTACATTGTTTCTGCCAAGGAAAAAGGCGTTAAACTTAAAGTATTCACGGGAAAAGAAAATAAGGTTTCTGCGAAACTAGGCAGTGCCGATCATGTTATTATCTTCACCAACCAGATCTCCCATGCGGCTAAAAAAGATATCGTAAAATACACCAAGGCCAAGCAGATACCTCTGCATATGTTCCACTCATGTGGAGTTTCCACTCTGAAAAGCTGCCTTGAAAATCTTTAA
- a CDS encoding GAK system CofD-like protein, protein MSKEHPEIVFFSGGTALNGLAAELAKVNPKCAYIITTFDSGGSSAALREVFDMPAVGDVRNRLLALADKENPDKANIVELLATRLPRYADKTALYGQLSHLANGSHSLMDGFSEIVRKILSDRFALFIELAGDNFDPVNASLGNIVLAAGFMAHQRILAPPIAQLSRLIGARGIVRASTVDNGHLAVRLENGEILAGQHQFTGKETDPISSPIDGMWICSGVDDPWPRPVHGSSLAINLVNNADMIVYPMGSFYSSMLAAISPQGLGNAISLNPCPKVFIPNMGFDPELIGHSINLQVERLLEVLRMDNSAYIGSEAVLNYILIDSENGTYQEEPDLAALEKFPLKVIDRTLVSDESDGLIDPQLLAPILLELASVKN, encoded by the coding sequence GTGAGCAAAGAGCATCCGGAAATTGTTTTTTTCAGCGGGGGGACGGCTTTGAACGGGTTGGCCGCCGAGCTCGCGAAAGTCAATCCGAAGTGTGCTTATATCATCACCACTTTTGATTCCGGTGGCAGTTCTGCTGCTCTGCGTGAAGTCTTTGACATGCCTGCTGTGGGGGATGTCCGCAACCGTCTGCTTGCCCTTGCGGATAAGGAAAATCCCGATAAAGCGAATATTGTGGAACTCCTTGCCACCCGTTTGCCGCGCTATGCTGACAAGACCGCTCTCTACGGACAGCTTTCCCATCTTGCCAACGGTTCACATTCCTTGATGGACGGTTTTTCCGAAATAGTACGAAAAATACTTTCTGATCGTTTTGCTCTTTTTATTGAACTGGCCGGTGATAATTTTGATCCGGTTAATGCAAGTCTTGGAAATATTGTCCTTGCAGCAGGATTTATGGCCCATCAGCGAATACTTGCCCCTCCTATCGCTCAGCTTTCCCGACTTATCGGGGCACGGGGGATTGTCCGGGCTTCCACAGTGGATAACGGGCATCTGGCTGTTCGTCTGGAAAATGGCGAAATTCTGGCCGGACAGCATCAATTCACAGGCAAGGAGACTGATCCGATATCCTCCCCTATCGATGGTATGTGGATTTGTTCCGGGGTGGATGATCCTTGGCCGCGTCCGGTTCATGGCTCTTCGCTGGCCATAAATCTGGTTAATAATGCGGATATGATCGTTTATCCCATGGGTAGTTTCTATTCCAGCATGCTGGCAGCCATTTCTCCCCAGGGATTGGGGAATGCTATTTCACTAAATCCCTGTCCCAAAGTATTCATTCCCAATATGGGCTTCGACCCGGAACTGATCGGGCACAGTATTAATTTGCAGGTTGAGCGGCTGCTTGAAGTCTTGCGTATGGACAATTCCGCTTATATCGGATCGGAAGCAGTGCTTAATTACATTCTTATTGATTCTGAGAATGGTACTTATCAGGAAGAACCGGATTTGGCTGCCTTGGAAAAGTTTCCTTTGAAAGTAATTGACCGCACATTGGTTTCAGACGAGTCTGATGGTCTTATTGACCCGCAACTGCTGGCTCCGATACTTTTGGAACTGGCATCAGTGAAGAACTAG
- a CDS encoding iron-sulfur cluster assembly scaffold protein, with translation MSDNLDDLLSNIQQQCDDAAHDMFGKETSRWHNPTYARTMENPDSTGEVRGNCGDVIKIFLKIDNNTVSEASFFTTGCGPSIVSSDMVCELCMGKNIDAASEIDGEDILERLGGLPEDKTHCAHLASSAMQEALGNWMEKK, from the coding sequence ATGAGTGATAATCTTGACGATCTGCTTTCCAATATTCAGCAGCAATGCGATGACGCAGCACACGATATGTTCGGGAAGGAAACCTCCCGCTGGCACAACCCGACCTACGCACGGACCATGGAAAATCCGGACAGCACCGGAGAAGTCAGGGGCAACTGCGGAGATGTCATCAAAATATTCCTCAAGATAGACAATAACACCGTCAGTGAAGCTTCATTCTTCACCACCGGATGCGGCCCCAGCATTGTCAGCAGCGACATGGTCTGCGAACTGTGCATGGGCAAAAATATTGACGCAGCATCAGAAATCGACGGAGAAGACATCCTCGAAAGACTCGGCGGACTGCCCGAGGACAAAACTCATTGCGCCCATTTAGCTTCTTCTGCCATGCAGGAAGCACTGGGTAACTGGATGGAAAAAAAATAG
- a CDS encoding deoxyribonuclease IV — translation MYIGAHMPITGGVDKAVERIMSVGGTALQIFTRNQRQWKVKPLEEKVVKNFKTLREEWGNYPVSVHDSYLINLASPKADSAEKSVKAFAEELRRTEKLGIEYLVTHPGSHLGSGKVEALERYVANLDQAIALSETEEVKVLIENTAGQGTNLGSRFGELATILEDSGYTSRMGVCFDTCHAFAAGYDLRSAESCAEVFERFDKLIGLDFIRFFHLNDSKQELGSNKDRHEHIGQGSIGLDGFRYIINDTRFAAVAKVIETPKEDDPDFKLDKMNIDLLRSLHE, via the coding sequence ATGTATATAGGTGCCCATATGCCCATAACCGGCGGGGTGGATAAGGCTGTAGAGCGGATTATGTCTGTCGGCGGAACAGCTTTGCAGATTTTTACCCGCAACCAGCGTCAGTGGAAGGTGAAGCCACTTGAAGAAAAGGTAGTGAAAAATTTCAAGACATTGCGAGAAGAATGGGGCAACTATCCGGTCAGCGTCCATGATTCATATCTCATAAACCTTGCTTCTCCTAAAGCGGACAGTGCTGAAAAATCAGTGAAAGCCTTTGCTGAAGAATTGCGTCGTACTGAAAAGCTGGGCATTGAATATCTGGTTACCCATCCCGGATCTCATCTTGGTTCCGGTAAGGTTGAAGCCCTGGAGCGGTATGTTGCAAATCTGGATCAGGCTATTGCCCTTTCGGAAACCGAAGAAGTAAAAGTACTTATTGAGAATACTGCCGGACAGGGAACCAATCTGGGCAGCAGGTTCGGGGAACTGGCTACTATTCTGGAAGATTCCGGCTATACATCAAGAATGGGAGTTTGTTTTGACACCTGCCATGCGTTTGCTGCCGGCTACGACCTTCGCAGTGCAGAGTCATGTGCTGAGGTGTTCGAACGTTTTGACAAATTGATCGGACTTGATTTTATCCGTTTTTTTCATCTCAATGACAGTAAGCAGGAGCTTGGTTCCAATAAGGACCGTCATGAACATATCGGGCAGGGCAGTATCGGACTTGATGGATTCAGGTATATAATCAATGACACACGGTTTGCTGCTGTGGCCAAGGTTATAGAAACTCCGAAAGAAGATGATCCCGATTTTAAGCTCGATAAAATGAATATTGATCTTTTGCGTTCCCTGCATGAATAG
- a CDS encoding PAS domain-containing hybrid sensor histidine kinase/response regulator, translating to MSKNKTSHKSRSGYRILLICTILIFAGFVGLILWTGYSSQLQVRNTARELFVGESAKRAMAVSFYYSKRVSELKRVAASKSVRSLLNVLKEGEGEIVQQAPAIAGDICSLLSRTLAKRSLGDELVFSRIAVLDKDGDLILDSDSECLLNADDYEFSKYRVRYGTPAFFAGEYGGELSIVVSVPIDVSQGIRGTVVGWTRVESLHRSLELMTVSPSVGTDFLRVGGAVVAVSDHSARQSGELLLMDVLHDWDGLTVLEAGKSGREVDYLAISSPVQGTSLSVISLVEEEQFFGFLSIRMQFALYLFIFILISVGCFWLIRGVLRNKIYEARMQEASRRIDEVNRQKDKVEQEIRNRHLADALRRRAEIKFRDIFDNAPMGIFQATLDGSYLTANKALAELYGYENSDELISEVSSVGDQVYMNSQDWQRCVQMLRFAGQVASYEVECQRKDGGTVWTSRDMRLVESEPGMSAYVEGFVIDVTARKKAEKEQQKSEWRFRSLFENSPVALWELDLSSVKEIFDSYGPDMLPVIREELLSDHKSVSRCVENIRIIDANNRTIEFFGTSSLEQLIDVGFSPYVTQHSWRIYRTVFLDLLKGAERHRSEFSFLRLDGREQFFILNLTIVPGCEDSWERVLVAVEDISELKRIEKELRSSREEAQEANEAKGRFLANMTHEFRTPMNAVKGMVQLLQRSELTSEQQENLRLIKSSVDSLLVIVNDILDYSKLDSVHMELNEENIDFPAFLREMGDVVDIGAMNKPLQVILEAENVPDCVRVDSLRLRQVLVNLLGNGVKFTDKGNVTLRCRPEGPEGEGGKLRLLFEVSDTGIGLPKDGAESLFESFVQADPSITRKYGGTGLGLAICYKLVKHLGGELSARNNEQGGALFSFVLPVEVCRNFNQPQEVADGSEEDFDSVDYSDLKVMVAEDSKMNRILLRKVFEKNGLKNYVMVENGKDAVDTFNESDDFDIIFMDIQMPVLDGFEAARAIRKTHSPVRIVALTANVGEDFLQKCFDSGMDSRITKPFNVDDLLAELAKVIKS from the coding sequence ATGAGTAAAAATAAGACTAGCCATAAGAGCCGTTCGGGTTACCGTATCCTTCTGATCTGTACGATTTTAATCTTTGCCGGATTTGTCGGACTGATTTTGTGGACGGGGTATTCCTCCCAGTTGCAGGTACGGAATACTGCCCGCGAATTGTTTGTCGGTGAATCCGCCAAACGTGCTATGGCCGTAAGTTTTTATTATTCCAAACGTGTTTCTGAATTGAAGCGAGTGGCTGCCAGTAAGTCTGTACGTTCCCTGCTCAATGTTTTGAAAGAAGGAGAAGGGGAGATTGTCCAACAAGCTCCGGCAATAGCCGGAGATATATGTTCTTTGCTTAGCCGGACTCTGGCTAAGAGAAGTCTTGGGGACGAACTGGTTTTTTCACGGATTGCCGTACTTGATAAAGATGGTGATCTGATTTTGGATTCTGATAGCGAGTGTCTGCTGAATGCAGATGATTATGAGTTTTCCAAATATAGGGTTCGGTATGGGACGCCTGCTTTTTTTGCCGGGGAATATGGCGGGGAGCTTTCTATTGTCGTCAGTGTCCCTATTGATGTCTCGCAGGGGATAAGGGGAACTGTTGTCGGCTGGACCAGAGTTGAAAGTTTGCACCGAAGCCTTGAGTTAATGACGGTATCTCCTTCCGTGGGTACTGATTTCTTGCGTGTGGGCGGGGCTGTAGTCGCTGTATCAGACCATTCTGCCCGTCAGAGCGGTGAATTGCTGCTCATGGATGTTCTTCATGACTGGGACGGCCTTACTGTTCTGGAAGCCGGTAAATCTGGCCGTGAAGTTGACTATCTGGCTATTTCCTCGCCGGTTCAGGGGACATCACTCAGTGTTATAAGTCTGGTTGAAGAGGAACAGTTCTTCGGATTTTTAAGTATCAGGATGCAGTTTGCACTGTACCTGTTTATCTTCATTTTGATTTCAGTCGGTTGTTTCTGGCTTATCCGGGGAGTGCTGCGAAATAAGATTTATGAAGCTCGAATGCAGGAGGCCTCCCGCAGAATAGATGAGGTTAACAGGCAGAAGGACAAGGTCGAGCAGGAGATCAGGAATCGACATCTTGCGGATGCCTTGCGCAGACGGGCTGAGATTAAGTTTCGCGATATTTTTGATAATGCCCCCATGGGAATTTTTCAGGCGACTTTGGACGGAAGTTATCTGACTGCAAACAAAGCTCTTGCGGAATTATACGGCTATGAGAACAGCGATGAACTGATCTCGGAAGTTTCCAGTGTCGGCGATCAGGTTTATATGAATAGTCAGGACTGGCAGCGGTGTGTGCAGATGCTTCGTTTTGCCGGGCAGGTTGCTTCGTATGAAGTTGAATGCCAGCGCAAGGATGGTGGCACGGTCTGGACCTCCAGAGATATGAGGCTTGTTGAGTCTGAACCGGGAATGTCTGCGTATGTGGAAGGGTTTGTCATTGATGTAACTGCCCGGAAAAAGGCAGAAAAAGAGCAACAGAAAAGTGAGTGGCGGTTTAGGTCCCTTTTTGAGAATTCCCCTGTTGCCCTATGGGAACTCGATCTGAGTTCAGTAAAAGAGATTTTTGATTCGTATGGCCCGGACATGTTGCCGGTTATCCGTGAAGAGCTTTTATCTGATCATAAATCTGTGTCCCGATGCGTAGAGAACATACGAATAATTGATGCAAATAACCGCACCATAGAATTTTTTGGGACATCTTCCCTTGAACAACTGATTGATGTCGGTTTCTCTCCCTATGTTACCCAGCATTCATGGCGTATTTACAGGACTGTTTTTCTGGATTTGCTCAAAGGAGCCGAGAGGCATCGCAGTGAATTTAGTTTTCTGCGTCTGGATGGCAGGGAGCAGTTTTTTATTCTCAACCTGACCATTGTTCCGGGGTGTGAAGATTCTTGGGAGCGCGTTCTTGTTGCTGTCGAAGATATTTCTGAACTGAAAAGGATTGAGAAAGAACTGAGAAGCAGCAGGGAAGAGGCGCAGGAAGCAAATGAGGCCAAAGGACGCTTTCTGGCAAACATGACCCACGAATTCAGAACTCCCATGAATGCGGTTAAGGGTATGGTTCAGTTGCTTCAACGCTCTGAATTGACTTCTGAGCAGCAGGAAAATCTAAGGTTGATTAAGTCTTCAGTAGACAGCCTGCTGGTTATTGTTAATGACATCCTTGATTATTCTAAGCTTGATTCTGTCCATATGGAATTAAATGAGGAGAATATCGACTTCCCGGCTTTCCTGCGGGAGATGGGGGATGTTGTAGATATCGGCGCCATGAATAAGCCTTTGCAGGTGATCCTTGAAGCTGAGAATGTGCCGGATTGTGTACGTGTGGACAGTCTCCGGTTGCGTCAGGTTCTGGTTAATCTGCTTGGAAACGGGGTCAAGTTTACCGATAAAGGAAATGTTACCCTTAGATGCAGGCCGGAGGGTCCTGAAGGTGAAGGGGGCAAGCTCAGATTGCTTTTCGAGGTTTCGGATACAGGAATAGGTCTGCCTAAAGATGGTGCGGAATCATTATTTGAATCTTTTGTTCAGGCCGACCCGAGCATTACCAGAAAATACGGTGGTACCGGCCTTGGACTGGCTATTTGCTATAAGCTGGTCAAGCATCTGGGCGGAGAACTTTCAGCCCGGAATAATGAGCAGGGCGGTGCTTTATTTTCTTTTGTCCTGCCTGTGGAAGTATGCCGAAACTTTAATCAGCCGCAGGAAGTTGCGGATGGTTCCGAAGAAGATTTTGATTCAGTTGATTATTCCGACCTGAAAGTCATGGTGGCCGAAGATAGCAAGATGAACCGTATTCTGTTGCGCAAGGTTTTTGAAAAGAACGGCCTTAAAAATTATGTGATGGTCGAAAATGGCAAGGATGCGGTGGATACGTTCAATGAATCTGATGATTTCGATATAATCTTTATGGATATCCAGATGCCTGTGCTAGATGGCTTTGAAGCTGCGCGCGCAATACGTAAAACCCATTCTCCGGTCAGGATAGTGGCTCTTACAGCCAATGTAGGCGAAGATTTCCTGCAGAAGTGTTTTGACAGCGGAATGGATTCACGCATCACTAAGCCTTTTAATGTTGATGATTTACTGGCTGAGCTGGCTAAGGTTATCAAGTCTTAG
- a CDS encoding GNAT family N-acetyltransferase → MTDILDGLEISWIPSITEVDRDEWNLLAKELNFPFLEWDWLRLIEQSRSATPETGWLTAHLLVRSEGRLVGAAPLFVRDQSEGEFIFDRVWVEVAQKGGMAYYPKIVGMSPYTPASGYRFMVTPGASAKRITALISQTLDRFCSINGLGSCAFNFVDPDWGIEMEAYGYAAWKHQGYVWTNDDYRDFDHWLTTLNSNRRKTVRRERKALRSDNIRVLTLTGYEIPDRYFDLMYSCYVSTNDKFGVWSCKYLTPDFFEMLKQSMRENLMFTVALRGDDPNPLALSMFVFSGDRLWGRYWGCFEEVRFLHFELCYYAPIEWAVANGISLYDPGMGGEHKARRGFFSTPSYSLHKFTDPSMDLTFKTYIQEVNNLENGYISEMNDLMPVGRLGGEKD, encoded by the coding sequence ATGACTGATATTCTGGACGGACTTGAAATTTCATGGATTCCTTCTATTACTGAAGTCGATCGTGATGAATGGAACCTTCTCGCAAAGGAATTGAATTTTCCTTTTCTTGAGTGGGACTGGTTGCGACTTATTGAGCAGAGCAGGAGCGCCACGCCGGAAACAGGTTGGCTTACCGCTCACTTACTTGTTCGTTCCGAGGGGCGTCTGGTAGGCGCGGCTCCTCTTTTTGTCCGGGATCAGAGTGAGGGGGAATTTATTTTTGACCGGGTTTGGGTGGAGGTGGCTCAGAAAGGTGGGATGGCCTATTACCCCAAGATTGTAGGCATGAGTCCTTATACGCCTGCATCCGGTTATCGTTTTATGGTAACTCCCGGTGCCTCTGCGAAAAGAATTACCGCATTAATAAGCCAGACCCTCGACCGTTTCTGTTCAATTAACGGACTGGGCAGTTGTGCCTTTAATTTTGTTGACCCGGATTGGGGCATTGAAATGGAGGCCTACGGTTATGCTGCATGGAAACATCAGGGCTATGTTTGGACCAATGACGATTACCGGGACTTTGACCATTGGCTGACAACCTTGAACAGTAACAGGCGCAAGACCGTCCGGCGTGAACGTAAGGCTTTGCGGAGCGACAATATCCGCGTGCTGACTTTGACAGGTTACGAAATACCGGATCGTTATTTCGACCTCATGTATAGCTGTTACGTTTCCACCAATGATAAGTTCGGGGTCTGGAGCTGCAAATACCTTACACCTGATTTCTTTGAGATGCTGAAGCAGAGCATGCGGGAAAATCTGATGTTCACCGTAGCCTTACGGGGAGATGACCCTAACCCGTTGGCTCTTTCAATGTTTGTGTTTTCCGGTGACCGCCTCTGGGGCAGGTACTGGGGATGTTTTGAAGAAGTCCGTTTTCTCCACTTTGAACTTTGTTATTACGCACCCATTGAATGGGCTGTTGCTAACGGGATAAGTCTTTACGATCCCGGTATGGGCGGTGAACATAAGGCTAGACGCGGATTTTTTTCCACCCCCTCCTATAGTCTGCACAAGTTTACCGATCCGTCTATGGACCTGACTTTCAAGACTTATATTCAGGAAGTGAACAATCTTGAAAACGGATACATCAGCGAGATGAATGATCTCATGCCCGTAGGACGTTTGGGCGGAGAAAAAGATTAA